Genomic segment of Drosophila takahashii strain IR98-3 E-12201 chromosome X, DtakHiC1v2, whole genome shotgun sequence:
ATTTTTCATCTTCACTCGCTAATGAGTTCCGCGTAGAAAGAAAACACGAAAAGGAGGAAAGAAGGGAAAAGACAAAGTGAATAACTAAAAACTTCATGGGAAAACGGGGAAATTTGAACTTTGTTGTGTGCCAACTTAGGTTTTttcttcgttttgtttttgggtttaatgACAAAAACCCAAAGACGACGTGAGAGTTCAGCAAAAAGTTGGCCAGCAAAAGAAGCGAAACATTTTTCAGATGGCTAATTACCGCGTTGAAACTTAATTAGTTTCCGGTTAAGagatgtttatttttttttccttttgccgAAACTCGATAGAGGTTTTAGCCCCCTTTTGATTGAATTGTCATTCGTCGCGCCTGCATTTTGTATATACCTAATacctatatgtatatttttcctCGCTCAATTTTATGTGTCCCCCATCCGTTTatgaaatttgatttattcgaGGTGGAAGTGAGCACTTCAAATGCGTTTGCCAGATATAATCATCAAAAAAGGGGGGGATCCtcaaatgtacaaaaaataatacagcaaaaaccaacaaaagccAACGCTTATTGCATTCGTAAACAGTTTTTCACAGTGCAGTGCAATTCTCTCACACTTGGCCAAATTTCATGGcaaatgattattattttcagttgTTGTGTTTCGCCAATTTTGCACAATTCGACcgtcaataatttttttgcacGTTGCACacgttttttatgtttttaatgggcagaaataataacaattgttTTGCCTGGTGGGGAATAATGTGCCAGACGATATGGCTAAATTGAATTTGAACGcgtttgcataaatttatttagtcTACGTTCTGTGAGTTGTGAAGTGCCCTCCCATGATTCCATTGTggggtttttatataaattatttatgtaaGGCTAAGTATTTTTTGATGTTCTCATTTACTTTTCTTCTTTATCCCATTGTTGCAACGAAACGATATCTTCCTTCGGTCATGGTCGTCGAAAAATCTAAGaaaaaaatggggaaattAGGGGGAAATCTTCtaaattcatttattaatttattcaaagatttaataatatttttgaaaattacaaacaaaaattaaataattcaagAAAGTATAGACATAAAATCTGAAATATAATCCCCCTTTTTTGTGAAATCCTAGCTACGCCCCATGACCGCCTAGGTTCTTCCTGTTCTAGCGATAATTAATGGCATTTTCATTGCATTAACATTTTCGTGTTTTCCTATCTTTTCCGCCTTTTTTCTGCAGAGCGAACAACAACTGGCAGACGAACTTCGCGTCGATCAACAAGTCCAATGACAACTCGCCGCAGACGAGCAAGAAGCAGCGGGACTGCGGGGAAACGGCACGCGATAGTCTGGCCTACTCCTGCCTCCTGAAGAACGAGCTCCTGGGATCGGCGATCGACGATGTGAAGACCGCCGGCGAGGAGCGGAATGAGAATGCCTACACGCCGGCCGCGAAGCGGAGTCTCTTCAAGTACCAGTCACCCACCAAGCAGGTGAGTTTTCCattaacatttttcatttaccCGGAGGTTTTTTTATGTTGGTTTTAATTTGGAGAGAAGTTTCGCTAAAAACGATACTTAGATTTAAGGTAACTGAGAATGAAAGtaggtaataaataaaactagaGATTTCTgcaaaattatcaaaataatcgAAATGTTAAtgatcgaaaatatcgattttttagtTCAAAGAAAGAACGGTTTAAATATTGATGTATCAACAAAATGTTGTTTTATGTTTTGAGATCGGAATATTTagtaaaactaaatatatcgtttgcaaaaaatatcgaaattatagGTATCATAAAATCTACtaaatttcgtttttgtgTAGAAAATGTCCCCCATAAAAATGCTGGGAATTCTCTAAGCTATAAAGGTCAGCGAATTTGACTTTTGATTGAGGTTTCACAGTTTCACAGGGGCATTGTGTGCTGCAGAAtgcatttaattgaatttgcaGTCGGTGTTAATTGAGGTTTTCTTATACTCCCTTGagatgaaaaagaaaagatcTCAAACGGAAAGTTGAATAAACAGCAAGAGAGATGAGGTCGTGGGAAATGGAGATTTTTTGTGAATTCTGTTTAGGTTTGTTCAATTCTTGCagtaatattttgaaaaataggtATTTGATAAACTTGTCTCTGTGATTTTCCTCCAAAAACGTTTTCCCTGCCGGGAAAAATCTTGACCGGCATTCATGACTCCCCTTCTGCGTCCATCTAAGAATCTATTGATCCGTGGAAaccggttttttttgttttgtgaaaaGTCTTATAGTCTAAGACGAATCGGGAGAAAAGTTGTTCGACCAAAACCCGAGGTGAACACACTCTCTTTGATTCCAGTGCGCGCGTGATGATGGCCAACGTGTTTGGAGATCTCTCCCCGTCCATATAAGTAGTATATAGATCTACTCCATCGTCATTTaattgtatacatatatatacatatagctGGTGGACTGATTGTTCAAGTGTTTGGACCAAAAATAAAGTAGATAAATagataaaaacaaacagaaacagaaatacAGATGTGAAGTGGGGGGAAACTATTGCCACTTGTCATTAGATTCGTGGCTACGCCGGTGATCTCCCCCGTCAACATTATCGCCATCCTCgatcataattattattattgcagaCCTGACATATTTGCCTGCTTATCAGATTTATGTTGCCTCAATTGGCCGCTCGGTAAAatgctgaaaaaaaaaattaaatgaaaaaataaataaagaggtACGTGTGGGGCACGTCCGCTGACCGACCGTCCGTCCGTCGTTGTCTTTTGCCCTTCTTGACTTTGTTGGATATTTTGCTTTGACTGATTTTTGACAGTTGACACGTTGCCGTAGCAGCAGAAGCGGTAGAAAAATCATCAGCAGCCAACAGCCAAATGgccaacaaaaataacaaaagcgaGTTGGAAACAAATAAGTGAGCAACACACGCACTCACTTCAgataaaaatacaacaaaaatagaCGTTTATTTGAAAGCGACGCGGTGAATACCCTTTGAATTGGGTCGCTTAGAttaataggtttttttttttttttcttttactaGATTAATTGCATTTTCCTAAACAAACGTATATTTTCCtggaatattttaagattttcttaTGTCAAGGTGTCGTATTGTTTACAGGTTGATTTAGGATGTTTTTATAAGAATTATATTCTACTTCACTTCCATCcagttaaataattttaaatatttttaatatgaaaagttATGTCTTCTTGGGTATTTTTAAGGTCTATTTATAGGTTgaaataggattttttttataagaaatatattttttatgagtaCCCAAACGTCCCATTGTAATAACagggtatatatatttaatggaAAGACTGAAAGAAACGAAACTTGAAGTGGTTCAAAGAGACCGGACCACAGAATTCTCCATCTTCAACTACTACTTCAGTGGTCTAAAACGACACTTGAGTCAATAACTGAGATCTCTGTGTGCCCATTTAACCCACGAAAAGAGGGATGAAATCACTTGGAGCAactctttttcattttttttggttcttgATTAATAGCGAGTTGATTTCTTTTGGGCCTAATGCTTTTGCCAATTGGCAACTGTCGAGAGCTAACTCGATTTTCTCTGTCTGTCGCCCCAGCTCAATTACTCACCCACAAATCGCCGTCCATTCATCTATATCACGCCCACACAATTAACACGCcactcccctttttttttcatagGGCCCTTatgtttttcactttttcataTTCCATATGCCTCTGTGGTCACAACAAACAATATGTAATTCAATTATGTGCGGTCGCAAAGTTATTGTCATAAATAATGTAGTTGAAGGTGGGAGGAGGGAGTCCAATCTCCTAAGGTTTTTTCGTACAGTAGTTTCTCGTTGTCCAGCAGTCACCGAAATATATGGTCTCAACACTTTTTTAGACGTTTGCCAttgttttgattgaaaaaTTGGGGATTGGTTTGGGTTTTTGGGTTCATTGACGAGTTGAAAGAAGTATGTTGGAATTTTTAGTTCTCTATGAATGGGGGTTCATTGTTAGTCAAATATTGTAGGAAATATGTGTGGTAATCTATTTTGATTAGAATATTTATAGTATTAATTAGAAATTAGAGTGATActattcttttatatttttatctctttgaattactatatttttttaatggttttgaAAGCCTGTTAAAGTTTTCGTTGTAATTTCTcagatttaattactttttctTCTACTCGTAGAGTTGTGAATTTCGTGCCAGCTATTTATATTTGAGTAATtactattatttcttttttttttcaacaatcCAATCACTGCTGCTTTAAGTAACTATAATTTAACACCCCTTTACCAACCGATTTCGTGCACCTgctgttgtattatttttttttccatccGTCTGGCTGCCCATTTCGAATAGCCATTAAGGGGAATTATAGAAAACCGACTACTCACCAGCCCCCATATCATACCATACGATACCAACCCATACCATCGAAATCTCATCGTTTatagtttgtttttgttgtctccgcttttattgttattataattattaatttatgcagCAGACATTTGCATTAACATCGCATTAGCGATGACTATTTTCGTGGCAGCGTGATTAAGTTGGTCCGAGATCCTACGATCCGAACCGAGATCCCAAACGATCGGAGCGACAGGTTCAGCATTACCATTAAACATGGGTTAACCacttctttttaaaatcacgCTTTTATTTCccccccttctttttttgtttcttgtatttttgttgtattttttctcATTTCATTTCTCAGTTCTCGCTGCTGGTtggttgtttatttgtttaatttataagccTGCCTCCAAGCGCCGCCCACAAAcaaaaagagtaaaaatatAGAAGATATAAAAAAGCAAGACTTAACAACAAATGCCGGCCGGCAAGttggtttttttcttctttttttgctagcaactcgcatttttgttttttgtttggcgtTTGCTGAGcggaatgaatgaatgatgATTGTTTTGCGGCACTGTGACATTCTATTTTGTACCAGACTGTACTGCAATTAACAGAAAGccactaattaaataaaaccatTACCAACTTAGGGACTAAAATTACACATTTCAAAAGATTTATATACACAAAATATGATTATAAAATcttggaaaataataaaataaatgttcgaaaaatattgattgtaAAACCACAGGAAATCATAGAAAACAGACTACGCTaaatattgtaattaaaatagtaaaaaaaatgttatcaaaatcttaaaaacaggcaaaaaaagttaaaaagcaaactaaaaagttgaaaaatatctgATAAATAGGTAAAGCCGCaaggttaaaacaagagctCACTGTGCGATTTTAATCGGTTACCAGTTGTCGGATTTCCTTTGGTCATTTGTCAGTGGGCTTTACGGCCCCTTTAACCCCCTTTATCCCCCTCGAACTTAAAGCGTTTTAACAATTGAATTTCTAATAGGCTTACCACCTcgctttttttctttcttttttttctgcgcCCTGCATGGCatcgaaaaacatttaaatttaatggcaGTTGCTTGTACGCTTTATAGAGTGGTTGGTGGTCAAAAAGGGGAATCAGGGGTATCTGAAGTTTTTTAACTGCCTTCATAACATTCCCAGAAAATGGAAGCAAAGACCCCGAAAACCATTAAATTGCTGGCTTCTTTTTTGCGGTGATATATTTCTGTAATgccatttttttccaaagtGTAAAGTGACCATTAAGATCTCCACACACGCACTCATTTATtaagatatatatatctaaaaaaaatcccaaaaataccCAAACCAAGTTCTGTAATTAAGTTCTGTGTTTCTCATCTCGTTTGCTTTTGGCCTCTCTCtgctaattgaattaaattttcattttaatttgctAAACGAATTAAGAGTGGCGGCATGACGTCAagtgcttctttttttttggggtcagGTCAAAGCACCTCAACCCTATCTACCATACACCCCATATGGTATTCCGATATGTGCACACTTACGTGTTCACTTTATCTGGGGGTTCGCTATGTTTGCCGGGATGTTTGCTCACTTTATCGGAGTCGTAAGCGCGAGAGAACCTGACCAAACCCATAATGACAAATGCCGTTCCAAATAAAAGAAACCAAACTACATTTCGGGCATTACGAAAAGCGATATGCGACATGAGTCGAGCTTCAAGTATTTATAACaagttaactttttttaaagttttaaaaatgactGTGAAACCCATGCGTCAACTTATTACTCAGCTCAAAAATGGTAGCGATTAGTCGACACGAATGTGCAGaactttattttaatcatttcTATAAATTAATTGTTATCCAAGTAATGTGGAATTTGTGTATAAATTTTCGGTGTATGTTTTAAGATTATAATTCTTTTGAAAGGGAAATCTAGGAATCAACCTGGGAAttcattttcataaattaaaaacaaatgtctTGCGACACGGAAACGAATGGGGAATATTCTTCCCTTTTAATAGAATGCATTTAGAGTTGTATACTCCCTTGTAAAATATTCCAGAGAAAGCACCCTATTCATTAAATTTACATCTCCATCCGCCACGaacttttcttcatttttccCACATTGCATTTGGCACGCACAATTCCGTTTAGGCTTGAATAGTTTTCGAGACTCACGCATTTCAAATGTAATTTGGTTGCGTAAGAGGGGCAGAGGTGGAGGTCCGATGACTTTAACTACTGGCCCTTTTTACGCATACGCTTAACACACTTCTCTGCTCTGCCCGCATTTTCTATGCAAACAAAAGAGCTCCCAGCGAAGCGGAATGTGTGCCAAATGCGAATTGTAAGTGCTACACAGAGATATTTGTACTTAAAACACGAAGTTTGTTTATATATTCAGTTTATATATTTCCGGTCTCAAGTGAAGAAgaactatataatatattattgtaATATTTGAAACCCATTATTTGTctttaattacaattattacattataatatatttgttaataattcATTTAATCAATGTTTTCAATAGATAACCGTATTTTGATATGAGATATAGATCGATTTTggatattttagattttatatatgatataatattacattatttaaaattcactCTTCTTATttctaagtttattttataatatttctggATTTTAAAGACAATCCCATTTTTTGTGAGATTtagatacataaatatttttatatttatatatgatatgataacaCACACTTTTTAATGAGATTTATATAGATTTTTCAAAAGACATTTCCACTTTTATTAATGAGATTTCGATACATAGATTTTAGATTTACATATGATATTATATAAGTACGGTTGTGATatcttattataatattacattatttacaagtttttttttaatattttatgagaCAAccgcatttattttttagatctACATAGATTTTAGATACCATAGCTATCTTTTCGTTAGGTGTACGATAGAAGGTGAGGCGTCTGATGGGGAGGAGGAGTAGCTTGTGACCAGGGGGAGGGATTACGACGCGGTCGCAACTCTTAGCACGATGGCGTTAATTGCTGAACGCCAAGTACGCGGCCAGCAAACAAAGCGAACTCCGctttttccctctttttttcACAGAGCCCCCAATTGAGATGGGCATTTGCTTTGGCAATTTCTTGCTCTGCTGCAGCAACTGGAACGCCAGCTGCTAATTGCTTGTACAATCAATCCAAGCCAATCTAAAACTAAGCTTCTATTTTCGAATCCACTTACTCAAACTTATATTCTTGCTTTTTCTTTCAGGACTACAATGGCGAGTGCCCGTACTCATTGTCTCCCGTTAGCGCCAAAAGCCAGAAGCTGCTGCGATCGCCCCGCAAGGCCACGCGCAAGATATCGCGCATACCCTTCAAGGTGCTGGATGCGCCGGAGCTGCAGGACGACTTCTATCTGAATCTGGTCGACTGGTCATCGCAGAATGTCCTGGCCGTGGGCCTGGGCAGCTGTGTCTACCTGTGGAGCGCCTGCACGAGTCAGGTGAGTTAATCTACGAGGAAATCCCTTAATCATGATCTTAATCAATCTCCTCTGCCCTTCTAGGTTACCCGCCTGTGTGATCTCAGTCCGGATGCGAATACGGTGACCTCGGTGTCGTGGAACGAGCGCGGCAACACGGTGGCCGTGGGCACCCACCACGGCTACGTGACCGTCTGGGATGTGGCGGCCAACAAGCAGATCAACAAGCTCAACGGCCACTCGGCACGCGTGGGTGCGCTGGCCTGGAACAGTGACATCCTATCGAGCGGATCCCGCGATCGCTGGATTATCCAGCGCGACACGCGGACGCCGCAGCTGCAGTCGGAGCGACGGCTGGCCGGGCATCGGCAGGAGGTGTGCGGACTGAAATGGTCGCCGGACAATCAGTACTTGGCCAGTGGCGGCAACGACAATCGGCTGTATGTGTGGAACCAGCATTCCGTGAATCCCGTGCAATCGTACACGGAGCACATGGCGGCCGTGAAGGCGATCGCCTGGTCGCCGCACCACCACGGACTTTTGGCCAGCGGCGGCGGGACGGCGGACCGGTGCATCCGCTTCTGGAACACGCTGACGGGCCAGCCCATGCAGTGCGTGGACACGGGCTCGCAGGTGTGCAATCTTGCCTGGTCCAAGCACTCCTCGGAGCTGGTCTCCACGCACGGCTACTCGCAGAACCAGATACTCGTCTGGAAGTACCCGTCGCTGACGCAGGTGGCCAAGCTGACGGGCCACTCGTATCGCGTGCTCTACTTGGCACTCAGTCCCGATGGCGAGGCCATCGTTACGGGCGCCGGCGACGAGACGCTGCGATTCTGGAACGTTTTCAGCAAGGCGCGCAGCCAGAAGGAGAACAAATCCGTGCTGAATCTGTTTGCCAACATCAGATAAGGACAATAATCCAAGGACCGAAGACTGAGCGAGGCGCCAAAGGCAACACAACActacacaaaacaaaagaatatgaaaagtaaaaccaaGCAAGCAACTAAAACCAACTAATCAACAAGCCTATATGCTATATATACAAACGATTCTTGTTCATCGG
This window contains:
- the fzr gene encoding fizzy-related protein homolog; translation: MFSPEYEKRILKHCSPVARNLFDNLESSTTPTSLDRFIPCRANNNWQTNFASINKSNDNSPQTSKKQRDCGETARDSLAYSCLLKNELLGSAIDDVKTAGEERNENAYTPAAKRSLFKYQSPTKQDYNGECPYSLSPVSAKSQKLLRSPRKATRKISRIPFKVLDAPELQDDFYLNLVDWSSQNVLAVGLGSCVYLWSACTSQVTRLCDLSPDANTVTSVSWNERGNTVAVGTHHGYVTVWDVAANKQINKLNGHSARVGALAWNSDILSSGSRDRWIIQRDTRTPQLQSERRLAGHRQEVCGLKWSPDNQYLASGGNDNRLYVWNQHSVNPVQSYTEHMAAVKAIAWSPHHHGLLASGGGTADRCIRFWNTLTGQPMQCVDTGSQVCNLAWSKHSSELVSTHGYSQNQILVWKYPSLTQVAKLTGHSYRVLYLALSPDGEAIVTGAGDETLRFWNVFSKARSQKENKSVLNLFANIR